The sequence GTCCCAATGGTAATTCTCTTCAGCCCAATCTTCCCGCCAATGCTCCTCGATATACTCGCGAGTATGGTCGAATTCCTCAGCGTAAGCATCCAGCATCTCCTCCCGTCCAACCAAAGTCACCGGATAATCCATGCCGACAGGCAAATCCGGTAATCCACCCAGCCGGCTGTTACCTAACTTGGCATAGTGTTCGATTGCACAGGGATAGAGATCGACACTACTGCGAATAAACGCCGAGAGCGTATGGGCAAGATGCGGGTCTTTAAACTGCGCCAGCTTTTGCTCTAACAACTGCCGACGAATGGGGGAATTTTCTGCTAACAACATATCCATATTTACCTCACGACTCCAATGTTTGCTTTTTATCATTTCTATCAACTATTTGCCATCATCAAATATAATAAATTGCAAGGCTGTCATAGGTTCTGCAAAGCTGGAGTAGCGTTTTGCTGATAAGACGAACAAAAACTAAGACGATAGGAAACTCCTTCCGCTAATTGCTGCAGCACACTAACCCAATCAACACCGCCTTGGTTGAAAAATAAGCAGCCATTCTGTATGGTTAAGGCTAATTTTATTAAAAGGAGCACGATAAAATGAACAAATTACACTTAGCCTCGCTCTCAATCTTGTTACTGAGTGGTACCGCGTTTGCACAAGAGTCCCAAGTAACCATGGAGTTGTTGAATGCAGAGGGTAATACTCCAATTGGCACTATTAGCCTAAATGACTCCGAATTTGGTCTTGTTCTCACCCCAAACCTGTCATCTTTAACGCCAGGTGTACATGGTTTTCATGTACACCAAACTGGCAATTGCGAGCCAGTAACTAAGGATGGAAAAACAGTCTTAGGCGGAGGTGCGGGTGGACATTATGATCCAGACAATACGGGTAAACATGGAACGCCATGGTCAACCGATAATCATAAGGGCGATTTACCGCCTTTATACGTCGATGAACATGGCAAGGCCACAACTGCTGTACTAGCTCCTCGCCTGAAGGTCAATGATGTTAAAGGTAAATCTTTGATGGTCCATGTTGGTGGAGATAATCATTCTGATCATCCAGCACCTCTTGGCGGCGGTGGTGCACGTATGGCTTGTGGTGTTATCAAGTAAGTATTCATGGGCCAAAAACCATAATGTGTTGGTTTTTGGCCTAGTGCTAAAAGATGTAATCGCTTAATGACCTCTGTATACAGAACTGATAACAAGCCATCTTACCATTTACTGCTACACTCAAATTCTGCGTAAAAAGATCAACAAAAGGACTTGTTTATGGCAATTGCCTGCGTTAACACTCGAGCCAGTTGCGGGGTTGAAGCCCCAAAAGTCACGGTTGAAGTACATCTTAGTAATGGGTTACCTGCATTTAATCTAGTGGGATTACCTGAAGCCTCGGTAAAGGAAGCCCGTGAACGAGTACGTAGCGCACTGATCAACGCAGGTTTTGAATTCCCAATGCGCAGAATTACTGTCAATCTCGCGCCGGCAGATTTGCCGAAACAAGGGGGGCGCTACGATTTACCTATCGCTGTGGGCATACTCGCGGCATCCGAACAAATCCCAGCTAACAGTTTAAAAAATTTAGAATTTGTGGGTGAACTGGCGCTTTCTGGACAGATTCGTTATTGCCAAGGGCTGCTACCTGCAATTATTGCAGCAAAACGCCAAGACAATACTTTAATTTTGCCATTGGAAAATCGTCACGATGCCGAGTTAGTTGGCTATCAAAAGGTATTTTTTGGATCGCACTTACAAAGTCTCGCGGCATTTTTACAAGGTCAAGCACCACTACCGGAACTTGATACTCATCTTGAATGGGTAAGCGAAGAACAATCCTATGATTCAAGCCAATGCTTAAGCGATGTGATAGGACAATATCAAGCCAAACAAGCACTGGAAATTGCGGCGGCAGGTAATCATAACCTTTTGATGCTGGGCCCGCCCGGAACTGGAAAAACCATGCTGGCCAGCCGCATGATGGCGCTACTCCCTGCCTTAAGTTATGAAGAAGCATTAGAAGTTGCCGCTATTCACTCCGTTGCAGGACTCGACATCAAGCCACAAGATTTTTTAAAACGCCCCTTTAGAGCACCACACCACACAAGTTCATCAATATCCCTCGTGGGTGGCGGAAGTATTCCAAAACCCGGTGAAATCTCCCTCGCACACCGTGGCGTCTTATTTTTAGATGAAGTTGCTGAATTTCCACGTAAAGTGCTCGACTGCCTACGTGAGCCTATGGAAACAGGCGAAGTAGTCATTTCCCGCGCCGCCGCTAAACTCACTTTTTTAAGCCGTTTTCAATTAATCGCCGCCATGAATCCTAGCCCTAGCGGTGATATTGATGCAAATAACCGCGCCACTCCAGATCAAGTACAGCGGTATCTTGCAAGATTGTCGGGCCCATTTCTCGATAGATTTGATCTCACGATTGAAGTGCCAAAACTACCCGCAGGCACACTCACCCAAGCCATGGCGCCGAGCGAAACTAGCCAAGATGTCGCGAAACGAGTTAGGCGCGCAAGGGATATTCAACTGGCTCGCTCAGGAGTGCTCAACAGTGAACTTACGGGTAAACAGCTTAAACTTTTCAGCGGTCTAACTGATGCAGACCTTATCTTTTTAGAGCAGAGCGTCGTCAAACTTGGACTTTCTGTGCGTAGCTTTCATCGTATTCAACGAGTCGCCCGCACGATTGCCGATCTAGAGCAGTCACCCAATACTGAAAGACGTCACTTGGCTCAAGCATTAGGATATCGCGCTATGGATAGGCTGCTTGCGCGTTTATCTCAGCAATATTGAACGAATAAATGTTAACAAATGCACCGACCAGCACTGGCTAAGATTGAGCCAAAGGCTGACACCGAGTAACATAGGCCTCCAATTTTTGTCAGGGGGCTCGGATGGGAACGGTGTTTTCACAGTTAAAAGGCTGCATAGCATTCTTAGGCTACGTCATTAATACGCTTTTTTGGGCTATTCCAATTGTCTTGATTAGCTTTATCAAGATTATTCCTTTTGGCCCAACCAGAACAGCCACTAGCTATGTGCTCGACTTCTGTGCCAGCGCTTGGATTAGCGTCAATGGCGTGATTGAGCGTTGCTTGCATCCCGTTAAAATAGAACTGAGTGGTGACACCGACTTTTCCACTAAAGAGTGGTATATGGTGATTGCCAACCACCAGTCTTGGGTCGATATCCTGATCCTGCAGCGGATATTTAATCGCAAAATCCCCTTTCTTAAATTTTTCCTAAAGCAGGAGCTGATTTTTGTGCCTGTGCTTGGGCTTGCTTGGTGGGCACTGGACTTTCCGTTTATGCGCCGTTATAGCACTGCGCAGCTTAAAAAAAATCCGAAGTTAAAGGGTAAAGATATTGAAATCACACGTAAAGCTTGCGCTAAATTCAAAGCAAAACCTGTCAGTGTGATGAACTTTGTCGAAGGCACGCGCTTCAGCAAAGCCAAACATAAAAAGCAAAACTCACAGTTCCAACATTTATTAAAACCCAAAGCGGGCGGCATGGCCTTCGCGCTATCGGCCATGGGAGAACAGATCCACAAGTTAGTGGATGTGGCAATCTACTACCCAGACCATGTTCCAAGTTACTGGGACTACCTGACAGGCAAAGTGCCAAAGGTTAAAGTACACATTAACGTGTCTGATATTGATCCTGCCATGCGCGGCGATTATATGAATGACCGTGATTTTAAAATTAGCTTCCAGGAACAGTTGAATCAACTCTGGCTCACCAAGGATCAAGTGATAAGCCAACTCGCAGGCCAAGTCGATAAAGAATAAGGGTTACACCAATATGTTGAATTTTCTCCCCGGTCCAGTGCTGTTTATACTCAGCCTGAGTTTGCTGATAATCAACACTGCCGTTTGGGGTTCACTTATTAGCCTTGGCGGATTGATGAAAATTGTAATGCCAGTGCAAAGGGCACGTAATGCCGTGACCACCGTCATGAATCGTTTTATGTGGGCTTGGGCCTGCTGTAACGGCGGCATTTTGTATCTCATCGCTAAAATTGAGTGGGATGTGCAAGGGCTCGAAGGACTCGATAAAAATAGCTGGTATTTACTGATCAGCAACCACCTCAGTGGATTCGATATCGCCGCGCAAACTTACGTGTTACGTAACCATATCCCGATGCTTAAGTTCTTCCTTAAAAAAGAACTCATTTATGTACCCATTATGGGGCTGGGATGTTGGGCGCTGGATATGCCATTTATGAACAGAACTAGCCCCGCAAAACTTAAAAAAAATCCAAAGCTTAAGGGCAAAGATTTAGCAACCACACGCAGAGCCTGTGAAAAGTTTAGAAATATGCCTACCTCAATTATCAACTATGTTGAAGGTAGCCGTTTTACCCAAGATAAGCGCCAGCGTCAGAATTCTCCTTATCAATATTTACTGCGCCCTAAAGCAGGCGGTATCGCTTTTACTCTCTCGGCTATGGGCGAGCAATTTACTAATCTACTAGACATGACCATCGTTTACCCAGATGCACCTGAAGATATTCTATTTGGGGTGATGAACGGCAAAGTGAACAAAATAATTTTACGGATTAATGCCCTTCCAGTACCTCAGGTTGATGCAACACGCTATTTCTCTGAGTCTGAGTACCGCGTCGAATTCCAACGCTGGTTAAACCAAGTTTGGGCGGAAAAAGATCAACAAATTCACGCTTTGCTCCACACCAACCAAAATGTGGCAGATAGTGCCACCCGCCAAAATCATACTCAAGCTAGCTAACGTCTTACACTGCTAGCTTCTAGCTCTGTAACGAATGCCGCCGCATCAGATAACTCAAATTCATTGAATACCGTTATCCCTGCGGCGCTGAGTTTTTCAGCCGTTAATCCTTGTCCCGCAATTAACTGTTTTACAAATTGACCATCGTAAATCTGCCTATTACCACAGGATGGACTGCGGGCTTTTAAAATCGCCACTTTAATCCCGTGTTGCTGCGCCAGTTTAAGCGCGAGATCGGCTCCCAGACTAAAAGCGTGGGTCACATCCTCACCTTGGGCAGTTAAGATGCGCTGTCCAATCCGCTCCGCTGGCGGTCTAGGTGTTGGCAAACCGCCTGCACATTCGGGACAAATTGCCACAATCCGCCCTTGCTCGAGCCACGTTTGCACCAGCTCGCTCTCCATCAAGTTATGGCCACCGTCGTAGCGCACCGCTTGTCCGAGTAAACAACTGCTCACTAACACTTTTTCCACTGTCATCCCCAAATGTCTCATTCCGCCCATAGCATAACGCGAAGGATAAACATGCCAAATGCATTTGGACGATTTACCCCAAAACCATCAACATCCGCAACGAGGTTGGAAGGTTAAAACCACGCTATTGTTGACAATTTAATATTTAAATATTCATAACATAAAATATTAATAACGAGATAATAAAAATAAAATGATAAAAATCAATAACAAAAATAGAAAGCCATTGGAATATAGACTTACGTCTAAGTAAACACATTGTTGACAATCCACCAAGGGAGGGCTATTTTTTACCCATTGTCGACAATCCTATTAATAGTGATGCGCTCTATGTTGAAGCAAGACACGACGTTCGTTTCTGATGACACACATGTTTCCCACCTGCATAAGGTCAAATCGACCTCGGCAGATAAGACGTCGACCACATTAGCCGATCAAATTTTGGTGCAGATCCAAACCAGCATCATCAAGGGCGAACTGCCTGCGGGCAGCAAGATTAACGAGCAAGCACTGGCCGAAAAATACGGCATCAGCCGCGGCCCGACACGCGAAGCCCTGCAAACCTTAGAAAGACAACGTTTAGTAGTGCGGGCGCCCCATGTTGGTGCCCGCGTCGCCCAGCTAACAGTGAGTGAACTTAACGATTTATATCAACTACGTAGCGTGCTTGAAGGCATGGCCTGTGAACTCGCCGCCAGCCGTATTACCCCAGAACAATTAGCCAAATTAGAAGATCTGCTCGCAACGCAAGAAGCGGCGCTCGCCAAGGGCGATACTTACTTCCAAGAGGAAGGCGATGTCGACTTCCACTACCAAATTATTCAAGCCAGCGGTAACAAGCATCTGCAGGAAACCTTAGTCGGCGGCCTGTATCACTTGCTGCGTATGTATCGCTACCAGTGCACTAATAAAAATCGCCCCGTGAAAGCGATTGCCGAACACAGACGCATAGTCGAAGCCATTGCCCAGCGCGATGGTGAGTTGGCCAGTTTGCTGATGCGCCGCCATATCGAACAGGGGCGTAAAAATACCGAATTACGCTTAATTGAATTGCAAGCCAATGCAGCCGCAAAAGAAACCTTAGCCAACATTAGCTAAGTTCTTACGGCTCAATATGCCCACTTCCCATAAAATGGAAAAGGATAACACCATGACCCAAAGCGCAGGATTACGTTTTCGCCAAGCTCTTGCTAAGGCCAAACCGTTACAAATCGTTGGCACCACCAATGCCTATTTTGCCTTAATGGCAGAACAAACAGGCTTCCAAGCCTTGTATCTTTCGGGCGCTGGCGTTGCCAATGCTTCCTACGGTTTGCCTGACTTGGGCATGACCTCAATGAACGATGTGCTGATTGATGCCGGCCGCATCACCTCTGCCACGCAGGTGCCTTTATTGGTCGATATCGATACTGGCTGGGGCGGCGCATTCAATATTGCTCGTACCATCAAAGAATTCGAAAAAATCGGCGTCGCTGCAGTGCACATGGAAGACCAAGTGTCGCAAAAGCGTTGCGGCCACAGACCCAACAAAGCAGTTGTGAGCATTGAAGAAATGGTCGATCGCATTAAAGCGGCCGTCGATGCCCGTACCGATCCTAACTTTGTGATCATGGCGCGTACCGATGCAGTCGCCGTGGAAGGTTTAGAAGCGGGTATTGAACGTGCGCAAGCGTATATTGCCGCCGGCGCCGACATGATCTTCGCCGAAGCCTTAACTGAGCTAGACCAATATCGCCACTTCAAGGCTCAAGTTAAAGCACCGATTTTGGCCAACATGACTGAATTTGGTCAAACCCAATTGTTCAATAAAGAAGAACTCGCCGAGGCGGGTGCCGACATGGTGCTCTACCCACTCGGTACTTTCCGTGCAGCCAACCAAGCCGCACTGAACGTCATGCAAGCGCTGATGAATGACGGTCATCAACGCAATGTGCTAGGCACTATGCAGACCCGTAAAGACTTGTATAAATACTTGGGCTACCACGCCTTTGAAGACAAGTTAGATCAACTGTTCAGCCAAGATAAATAACCGAAAAGCTGCAACCCTACAGGGTTTGGCGTTAAAGCAGATTTAGCGTTAAACAAGTTAAAAAAGTGCAGCCTTAACCAATAAATGTCGGCGAATGAGTGCTCTGAAATAAGCGTATTCATCCACCAGCAATAATCATACAGAGTTAACGGAAGGGAAGGATTATGTCAGAAGCTAAAAAACTAAGCGGTGCAGGATTACGTGGCCAGAGCGCAGGCGAAACCGCATTAAGCACAGTGGGCGTATCAGGCTCGGGCCTCACATACCGCGGTTATGATGTGAAAGATCTCGGTGAAAATGCCACCTTCGAAGAAGTCGCCTACCTTATTCTTTATGGCGAGCTGCCCACTCAAGCCCAACTTGATGCCTACAAAACCAAACTCAAAGGCCTTCGCGGTCTGCCGCAAGCATTAAAAGAAGTATTGGAGCGTATTCCAGCCGACACTCATCCTATGGATGTAATGCGTACTGGCTGCTCTATGCTAGGCAACTTAGAAGCCGAGCACAGCTTTGCCGAACAGAGTGAAATTACCGACCGTTTACTCGCCGCGTTCCCATCAATCATCTGTTACTGGTATCGCTTTAGCCACGATGGCGTGCGTATCGACACTGAAACCGATGACGACCAAATTGGCGCACACTTCCTGCACTTGTTACATGGTAAAGCGCCGTCGGCACTGCATGCTAAAGTGATGGACGTATCGTTAATTCTTTATGCAGAACATGAATTTAACGCATCAACCTTTACCGCTCGCGTATGTGCTTCCACCCTGTCAGATATGCATTCATGCGTCACTGGGGCGATTGGTTCACTGCGCGGTCCGCTGCATGGCGGCGCTAACGAAGCGGCGATGGAACTTATTCAAGACATGAAAGATGAAGCCGATGCGCGCGACATCTTAATGGGCAAACTCGAGCGTAAAGATAAGATCATGGGCTTCGGTCACGCGATTTACCGCGACAGCGATCCACGTAACGCCATCATCAAAGAATGGTCAGAAAAACTGGCGGCTGCCAACGGTGACGACCGCCTATACCGCGTATCAGTTGCCTGCGAAGCCCTGATGTGGGAACAGAAAAAACTCTTCTGTAATGCAGATTTTTTCCACGCCAGTGCTTACCACTACATGGATATTCCGACTAAGTTGTTTACGCCAATCTTCGTGTGTTCACGCGTCACAGGCTGGGCGGCGCACGTGATGGAGCAACGCTCTAACAACCGCATCATCCGCCCGAGTGCCGATTATGTGGGCGTTGCACCGCGCAAAGTGGTACCGATTGCCAACCGTTAAGCAAAATTGACCACACTTGGCGCGAGATTTCACTCAATGTAAGTCTCGCGCCAACTTCATTTTCCGAAATGGATGATGTTATGAGCACTGCTATGAATACCCAATATCGCAAGCCCTTACCCGGCACTCAACTCGATTACTTCGATACCCGCGAAGCCGTAGAAGCCATTCAAGCTGGCGCGTATGCCAAGCTGCCTTATACCTCGCGCGTTTTAGCTGAAAACTTAGTCCGTCGCTGCGATCCGGCCGTTTTGACCGACTCGCTAAAACAGATTATCGAATCTAAGCAAGAACTGGATTTCCCTTGGTTTCCTGCCCGCGTGGTGTGCCACGACATTTTGGGGCAAACCGCTTTAGTTGACCTTGCAGGTCTGCGTGACGCTATTGCCGCTAAGGGTGGCGATCCGGCCAAAGTGAACCCAGTTGTACCAACACAATTAATTGTGGATCACTCACTCGCTGTCGAATTTGGTGGTTTTGATAAAGACGCCTTCGCCAAAAACCGCGCCATCGAAGACAGACGCAACGAAGACAGATTCCACTTTATTGATTGGACGCAAAAAGCCTTTAAAAACATCGATGTTATCCCTCAGGGTAACGGCATCATGCACCAAATTAACTTAGAACGTATGTCGCCTGTGGTGCATTCACGCAATGGCGTGGCCTTCCCTGATACCTTAGTTGGCACCGACAGCCACACACCACACGTTGATGCACTGGGCGTTATCGCCATAGGTGTCGGCGGCTTAGAAGCCGAAAGCGTGATGCTAGGGCGCGCATCCTATATGCGTCTACCGGACATTATCGGTGTTGAGCTCACGGGCAAACCGCAGCCTGGCATTACGGCTACCGATATCGTATTAGCCTTGACCGAATTTTTACGCGCACAAAAAGTCGTGTCATCTTACTTAGAGTTCTTCGGCGAAGGAGCAGCGGCGCTGACATTAGGCGATCGCGCCACGATTTCGAATATGACACCTGAGTTTGGCGCTACTGCGGCCATGTTCTACATCGACCAGCAAACCTTAGATTATTTGACCTTAACTGGCCGCGAAGCCGAGCAAGTTAAACTGGTTGAAACCTATGCCAAAACCGCAGGTTTGTGGGCCGACAGCTTGACCGAAGTGCACTATCCACGCGTACTGCATTTTGATTTATCTTCGGTGGTGCGCACCATTGCAGGGCCATCAAACCCACATGCACGGGTGCCAACGTCAGAATTGGCTGAGCGCGGAATTAGCGGCGTAGTCGAAAACGAGCCAGGCTTAATGCCCGATGGTGCTGTGATTATCGCGGCGATTACTAGCTGTACTAACACCAGTAACCCACGCAACGTAATTGCCGCAGGTCTCATTGCCCGCAACGCCAACGCTAAAGGCTTAAGCCGCAAACCTTGGGTCAAAACCTCACTGGCACCCGGCTCTAAAGCGGTGCAATTATATTTAGAAGAAGCCAAGCTATTACCTGAGCTTGAACAACTCGGTTTTGGCATTGTTGGTTTTGCCTGCACGACGTGTAACGGTATGAGCGGCGCGCTGGATCCTGTGATTCAAAAAGAAGTGATCGACCGCGACTTGTACGCCACCGCTGTGTTATCGGGTAACCGTAACTTCGATGGCCGTATTCATCCCTATGCCAAACAAGCCTTTTTGGCCTCACCGCCATTGGTCGTCGCCTACGCGATAGCTGGCACCATACGTTTCGATATCGAAAAGGATGTGTTGGGATTAGATAAAGACGGCAACCCCGTCAAACTTATCGATATTTGGCCATCGGATGAAGAAATCGATGCCGTGATTGCGACAAGTGTTAAACCTGAGCAGTTCCGTAAAGTGTACGAACCCATGTTCGATTTAGCCGTCGATTATGGCGAAAAAATCAGCCCGTTGTACGATTGGCGCCCGCAATCTACTTATATTCGTCGCCCTCCTTACTGGGAAGGCGCATTGGCCGGAGAGCGCGCACTCAAAGGTATGCGACCACTGGCGGTGCTGGGTGACAACATCACCACAGACCATTTATCGCCGTCGAACGCCATTATGATGGACAGCGCCGCAGGCGAATACCTGCACAAAATGGGCTTGCCGGAGGAAGACTTTAACTCCTACGCCACCCACAGGGGGGATCACTTAACCGCCCAGCGCGCAACCTTTGCCAACCCTAAGCTTAAAAACGAAATGGCGCTGGTTGATGGCAAAGTGCAACAAGGTTCACTGACGCGTATCGAACCCGAAGGCCAAGTGACTCGTATGTGGGAAGCGATTGAAACCTATATGGAACGTAAGCAACCGCTGATCATCATTGCGGGCGCAGATTACGGCCAAGGTTCGTCCCGCGACTGGGCTGCCAAAGGCGTGCGTTTAGCGGGGGTGGAGGCCATTGTTGCCGAAGGTTTCGAGCGTATTCATCGCACTAACTTAGTCGGTATGGGCGTGTTGCCACTGGAATTTAAAGCCGGTGACAACCGTGCCACCTATGGTATAGACGGCACAGAAGTGTTCGATGTCCTCGGCACGCCAGCGCCAAGAGCGAACTTAACCGTCGTTATCACCCGTAAAAACGGTGAGCGCATCGAAGTGCCGGTGACGTGTCGTCTCGATACCGCCGAAGAAGTGTCTATCTACGAAGCGGGCGGCGTATTGCAGCGTTTTGCTCAGGACTTTTTAGAATCGAATCTGAAATAACACTCGCGCTAAAAAGGCGGCGATACCCATTTAGAATCGCCGCCTTTGATACCGACGCTAACCTGTATCGCTATTCCCTATGGAGTTAATAGCATGAGTAACAATCTTTTTCCGCCCCAAATAAAAGTCGCCGCGACCTATATGCGCGGCGGCACCAGTAAAGGGGTGTTTTTCCGTCTGCAGGATTTACCTCAGGCCGCACAAGTTGCTGGCCCTGCCCGTGATGCCTTGTTACTGCGAGTGATAGGCAGTCCCGACCCTTACGGTAAGCAAATCGATGGTATGGGTGGTGCCACCTCCAGCACCAGCAAGACGGTTATTCTGTCAAAAAGCAGTCAAGCCGACCACGATGTCGATTATCTCTTTGGCCAAGTGTCTATCGACAAACCTTTTGTCGATTGGAGCGGTAACTGTGGCAACTTGACCGCAGCCGTCGGAGCCTTTGCCATCAGCAATGGTTTGATTGATGCTGCACGTATTCCAAAAAATGGCATTTGTACCGTGCGAATTTGGCAAGCCAACATAAGCAAAACCATTATCGCCCATGTGCCAATCACCAACGGTGAAGTGCAAGAAACCGGTGATTTTGAGCTCGATGGTGTGACCTTTCCTGCCGCCGAAGTGCAAATCGAATTTATAAACCCTGCTGCAGATGAGGATGCCAGCAGTGGCGGTGGCAACATGTTCCCTACGGGCAATCTTGTCGATGTGCTAGAAGTGCCGGGCATTGGCAGCTTTAACGCTACTATGATCAACGCGGGCATTCCCACCATTTTTATCAACGCGCAGGACTTAGGCTACACGGGCACTGAGCTACAGGATGATATTAATAGCGACAATGCTGCCCTTGCCAAATTTGAAACCATTCGCGCCTATGGCGCCGTGCGTATGAGCTTGATTTCGCATATTGATGAAGCAGTTGCACGCCAACACACGCCTAAGATCGCCTTTGTCGCTAAACCTAAAGCCTATGTGTCATCGAGCGGCAAAACCGTCAATGCCGATGAAATCGATCTACTGGTGCGCGCCTTGTCTATGGGCAAACTGCACCACGCTATGATGGGCACGGCTGCCGTTGCTATTGGTACGGCGGCGGCAATTCCCGGCACTTTAGTAAACCTCGCCGCAGGCGGTGGCGAAAAGGAAGCGGTACGCTTTGGGCATCCTTCAGGCACGCTGCGCGTGGGTGCGCAGGCCATTCAAGAAAATGGCGAATGGACAGTCGTCAAAGCCATTATGAGCCGCAGTGCTCGGGTGCTGATGGAAGGTTTTGTACGAGTACCCGCTACGTAGCTTTATATATCCTTTATATCTTAATAAAACAGTTTAACCAAAGACCTTGCTTCTCCCCCTTCCGGCAAGGTCTTTTCTTTTCCAATATCCCAAGTAACAGCACAGCAATAATTTGTTCGTCAGCTAATATGTTGGCATACCGTAAACAATGCTAAGATTCTTGGGCTAGGTAAAAACAATAATGACAACTGTGATATAGCCCAAAAATGAGTAGATAACGAAGCTAAGATCAGCACTCATTTCAAACGGGATGATAAAGGTTTTTATAGGGGTAAATTTGCGT is a genomic window of Shewanella putrefaciens containing:
- the acnD gene encoding Fe/S-dependent 2-methylisocitrate dehydratase AcnD, encoding MSTAMNTQYRKPLPGTQLDYFDTREAVEAIQAGAYAKLPYTSRVLAENLVRRCDPAVLTDSLKQIIESKQELDFPWFPARVVCHDILGQTALVDLAGLRDAIAAKGGDPAKVNPVVPTQLIVDHSLAVEFGGFDKDAFAKNRAIEDRRNEDRFHFIDWTQKAFKNIDVIPQGNGIMHQINLERMSPVVHSRNGVAFPDTLVGTDSHTPHVDALGVIAIGVGGLEAESVMLGRASYMRLPDIIGVELTGKPQPGITATDIVLALTEFLRAQKVVSSYLEFFGEGAAALTLGDRATISNMTPEFGATAAMFYIDQQTLDYLTLTGREAEQVKLVETYAKTAGLWADSLTEVHYPRVLHFDLSSVVRTIAGPSNPHARVPTSELAERGISGVVENEPGLMPDGAVIIAAITSCTNTSNPRNVIAAGLIARNANAKGLSRKPWVKTSLAPGSKAVQLYLEEAKLLPELEQLGFGIVGFACTTCNGMSGALDPVIQKEVIDRDLYATAVLSGNRNFDGRIHPYAKQAFLASPPLVVAYAIAGTIRFDIEKDVLGLDKDGNPVKLIDIWPSDEEIDAVIATSVKPEQFRKVYEPMFDLAVDYGEKISPLYDWRPQSTYIRRPPYWEGALAGERALKGMRPLAVLGDNITTDHLSPSNAIMMDSAAGEYLHKMGLPEEDFNSYATHRGDHLTAQRATFANPKLKNEMALVDGKVQQGSLTRIEPEGQVTRMWEAIETYMERKQPLIIIAGADYGQGSSRDWAAKGVRLAGVEAIVAEGFERIHRTNLVGMGVLPLEFKAGDNRATYGIDGTEVFDVLGTPAPRANLTVVITRKNGERIEVPVTCRLDTAEEVSIYEAGGVLQRFAQDFLESNLK
- the prpF gene encoding 2-methylaconitate cis-trans isomerase PrpF; this translates as MSNNLFPPQIKVAATYMRGGTSKGVFFRLQDLPQAAQVAGPARDALLLRVIGSPDPYGKQIDGMGGATSSTSKTVILSKSSQADHDVDYLFGQVSIDKPFVDWSGNCGNLTAAVGAFAISNGLIDAARIPKNGICTVRIWQANISKTIIAHVPITNGEVQETGDFELDGVTFPAAEVQIEFINPAADEDASSGGGNMFPTGNLVDVLEVPGIGSFNATMINAGIPTIFINAQDLGYTGTELQDDINSDNAALAKFETIRAYGAVRMSLISHIDEAVARQHTPKIAFVAKPKAYVSSSGKTVNADEIDLLVRALSMGKLHHAMMGTAAVAIGTAAAIPGTLVNLAAGGGEKEAVRFGHPSGTLRVGAQAIQENGEWTVVKAIMSRSARVLMEGFVRVPAT